In Macadamia integrifolia cultivar HAES 741 chromosome 5, SCU_Mint_v3, whole genome shotgun sequence, a single window of DNA contains:
- the LOC122079630 gene encoding two-component response regulator-like APRR3 isoform X1 encodes MEDSRAREESAALGAAIGGAELRDRISTALAIDEVKDGGASSTSNCGESSLLVKMGKEEKVIRWDRILPRKFLRVLLVENDDSTRQIVATLLRKCSYQVAAVADGLKAWEVLNEKHYNFDIVLTEVVMPSLSGIGLLSKIMGNEICKNIPVIMMSSHDSIGIVFKCMLKGAADFLVKPVRKNELRNLWQHVWRKYCSSGYGMGSENRSLDKARLETVSDNVAAINHGNSNADHGGMGSENRSLDKARLETVSDNVAAINHGNSNADHGSKTADSVDKESDTESSCIKTEANNGSLLKLREAPECEYRNFILEIDAKSKKLEYDMSHEKGKVKDKATGIEIKMSLSIQAAASTKNILEDNSFYDGSPYRDDDQVSARSKEGATRDSEHLNQLKGTNELSKEIIDFIGATSTEQSKFPILKGKDHAEDISCKNEETPDVRRNTFNSGSSQLWELSLRGPQFKFNGDEVSQEKHVLNQSHASAFSRYGGGRLHVSCPGSSSASLCIRTSGFNGSNCHINPGIDKGKSTPFPLIGKLTSPHRNGGEALSYYQLSSGSSKEDAGPSASVSVRKNACVCHSPTERSVLPHPQLEAIPLSVPVGALPFQNFCAGYGAILQPIFCPKPSRPLCGSSEIEKAIDFNPSAQDCNLVNKHHVKSSDCFEDCQPHLLKKVMEDEISNIKTSYPSVMLRSSYETVDQIGNCSRGITDASGCNGSNDDTSAAFNMGTILESANEDGFQNCNGKLFDRSCSQREAALTRFRLKRKDRCFEKKVRYHSRKKLAEQRPRLKGQFVRQAGAESARIISESDD; translated from the exons ATGGAAGATAGCCGGGCAAGAGAGGAGTCCGCTGCGCTCGGTGCTGCAATAGGAGGCGCAGAACTGAGAGATCGAATTTCAACCGCCCTGGCAATTGATGAGGTGAAGGATGGAGGTGCGTCGTCGACGTCGAATTGCGGCGAGTCGAGCTTGCTGGTAAAGATGGGAAAGGAGGAAAAAGTGATACGGTGGGATCGTATTTTGCCTCGGAAGTTCCTTAGGGTTTTGCTAGTCGAAAACGATGATTCTACCAGGCAGATTGTCGCTACTTTGCTCAGGAAATGTAGCTACCAAG TTGCTGCAGTTGCAGATGGGCTCAAAGCTTGGGAGGTCCTGAACGAGAAACATTACAATTTTGACATTGTCTTAACTGAAGTGGTGATGCCTTCTCTCTCTGGGATCGGTCTCCTCTCCAAGATAATGGGCAATGAAATATGCAAAAATATTCCTGTAATCA TGATGTCTTCACATGATTCTATTGGCATAGTGTTTAAATGCATGCTGAAGGGTGCTGCAGACTTTCTAGTGAAGCCAGTTAGGAAAAACGAACTAAGAAACTTATGGCAGCATGTTTGGAGAAAGTATTGT TCTAGTGGTTATGGGATGGGATCTGAAAATAGGAGTCTGGACAAGGCTAGACTTGAAACTGTGTCTGACAATGTTGCTGCAATTAATCATGGAAATTCAAATGCTGACCATGGAGGGATGGGATCTGAAAATAGGAGTCTGGACAAGGCTAGACTTGAAACTGTGTCTGACAATGTTGCTGCAATTAATCATGGAAATTCAAATGCTGACCATGGATCTAAGACTGCAGATAGTGTTGATAAAGAAAGTGATACTGAG AGCTCTTGTATTAAAACGGAGGCCAATAATGGAAGTTTGCTGAAGCTAAGGGAGGCTCCTGAATGTGAATACAGGAATTTCATACTGGAAATTGATGCAAAATCAAAGAAGCTTGAATACGACATGTCTCATGAAAAGGGCAAAGTAAAAG ATAAAGCAACAGGGATAGAAATCAAAATGTCTTTATCTATTCAAGCAGCAGCTTCGACCAAAAATATTTTGGAGGACAATAGTTTCTATGATGGATCCCCATATAGGGACGATGACCAGGTTTCTGCCAGAAGTAAGGAGGGTGCCACTCGTGATTCTGAGCATCTCAATCAACTTAAGGGAACAAACGAACTGTCAAAAgaaattattgatttcattgggGCAACAAGTACTGAACAAAGCAAATTTCCCATCTTGAAGGGCAAAGATCACGCAGAAGATATATCATGTAAAAACGAGGAGACCCCAGATGTAAGGAGAAACACATTTAATTCTGGTTCCTCACAATTGTGGGAGCTTTCTTTAAGGGGACCACAATTTAAATTCAACGGTGATGAAGTTTCTCAGGAGAAGCATGTGCTGAATCAGTCTCATGCGTCAGCATTTTCGAG GTATGGTGGTGGAAGACTTCATGTTTCATGTCCAGGTTCTTCTTCAGCCAGTTTATGCATAAGAACCAGTGGCTTTAATGGTTCTAATTGCCACATAAATCCGGGCATTGATAAAGGGAAGAGCACGCCTTTTCCTCTCATAGGGAAATTGACTTCTCCTCATAGAAATGGAGGTGAAGCCCTAAGTTACTACCAGTTGTCATCTGGTAGCAGCAAGGAAGATGCAGGCCCTTCAGCATCAGTTTCTGTAAGAAAAAATGCTTGTGTTTGTCATTCTCCCACTGAGAGATCTGTTTTACCCCATCCTCAACTTGAAGCTATACCTCTTTCTGTTCCTGTTGGTGCTCTGCCTTTCCAGAACTTTTGTGCTGGCTATGGTGCTATACTGCAACCAATATTCTGCCCAAAACCTTCTCGACCCCTTTGTGGCTCATCTGAAATTGAGAAAGCGATAGATTTTAACCCATCTGCTCAGGATTGCAATCTTGTTAATAAACATCATGTCAAGTCCTCTGACTGTTTTGAGGACTGCCAACCGCATCTGTTGAAGAAAGTAATGGAGGATGAGATATCCAATATCAAAACCTCATACCCTTCAGTGATGCTCCGCTCTTCTTATGAGACAGTTGATCAGATTGGCAACTGTAGCCGAGGTATTACTGATGCTAGTGGATGCAATGGCAGTAATGATGATACAAGTGCAGCCTTCAATATGGGAACTATTCTTGAGAGTGCGAATGAAGATGGTTTCCAGAACTGTAATGGGAAATTATTTGACCGAAGCTGTTCTCAACGTGAGGCTGCATTGACCAGATTCCGCTTGAAACGAAAGGACAGATGTTTTGAGAAAAAG GTTCGGTATCATAGTAGGAAAAAGCTGGCAGAGCAACGCCCACGCTTGAAAGGGCAATTTGTGCGCCAAGCAGGGGCTGAATCAGCCAGGATTATTTCAGAATCGGATGATTGA
- the LOC122079630 gene encoding two-component response regulator-like APRR3 isoform X2: MEDSRAREESAALGAAIGGAELRDRISTALAIDEVKDGGASSTSNCGESSLLVKMGKEEKVIRWDRILPRKFLRVLLVENDDSTRQIVATLLRKCSYQVAAVADGLKAWEVLNEKHYNFDIVLTEVVMPSLSGIGLLSKIMGNEICKNIPVIMMSSHDSIGIVFKCMLKGAADFLVKPVRKNELRNLWQHVWRKYCSSGYGMGSENRSLDKARLETVSDNVAAINHGNSNADHGGMGSENRSLDKARLETVSDNVAAINHGNSNADHGSKTADSVDKESDTESSCIKTEANNGSLLKLREAPECEYRNFILEIDAKSKKLEYDMSHEKGKVKGIEIKMSLSIQAAASTKNILEDNSFYDGSPYRDDDQVSARSKEGATRDSEHLNQLKGTNELSKEIIDFIGATSTEQSKFPILKGKDHAEDISCKNEETPDVRRNTFNSGSSQLWELSLRGPQFKFNGDEVSQEKHVLNQSHASAFSRYGGGRLHVSCPGSSSASLCIRTSGFNGSNCHINPGIDKGKSTPFPLIGKLTSPHRNGGEALSYYQLSSGSSKEDAGPSASVSVRKNACVCHSPTERSVLPHPQLEAIPLSVPVGALPFQNFCAGYGAILQPIFCPKPSRPLCGSSEIEKAIDFNPSAQDCNLVNKHHVKSSDCFEDCQPHLLKKVMEDEISNIKTSYPSVMLRSSYETVDQIGNCSRGITDASGCNGSNDDTSAAFNMGTILESANEDGFQNCNGKLFDRSCSQREAALTRFRLKRKDRCFEKKVRYHSRKKLAEQRPRLKGQFVRQAGAESARIISESDD, from the exons ATGGAAGATAGCCGGGCAAGAGAGGAGTCCGCTGCGCTCGGTGCTGCAATAGGAGGCGCAGAACTGAGAGATCGAATTTCAACCGCCCTGGCAATTGATGAGGTGAAGGATGGAGGTGCGTCGTCGACGTCGAATTGCGGCGAGTCGAGCTTGCTGGTAAAGATGGGAAAGGAGGAAAAAGTGATACGGTGGGATCGTATTTTGCCTCGGAAGTTCCTTAGGGTTTTGCTAGTCGAAAACGATGATTCTACCAGGCAGATTGTCGCTACTTTGCTCAGGAAATGTAGCTACCAAG TTGCTGCAGTTGCAGATGGGCTCAAAGCTTGGGAGGTCCTGAACGAGAAACATTACAATTTTGACATTGTCTTAACTGAAGTGGTGATGCCTTCTCTCTCTGGGATCGGTCTCCTCTCCAAGATAATGGGCAATGAAATATGCAAAAATATTCCTGTAATCA TGATGTCTTCACATGATTCTATTGGCATAGTGTTTAAATGCATGCTGAAGGGTGCTGCAGACTTTCTAGTGAAGCCAGTTAGGAAAAACGAACTAAGAAACTTATGGCAGCATGTTTGGAGAAAGTATTGT TCTAGTGGTTATGGGATGGGATCTGAAAATAGGAGTCTGGACAAGGCTAGACTTGAAACTGTGTCTGACAATGTTGCTGCAATTAATCATGGAAATTCAAATGCTGACCATGGAGGGATGGGATCTGAAAATAGGAGTCTGGACAAGGCTAGACTTGAAACTGTGTCTGACAATGTTGCTGCAATTAATCATGGAAATTCAAATGCTGACCATGGATCTAAGACTGCAGATAGTGTTGATAAAGAAAGTGATACTGAG AGCTCTTGTATTAAAACGGAGGCCAATAATGGAAGTTTGCTGAAGCTAAGGGAGGCTCCTGAATGTGAATACAGGAATTTCATACTGGAAATTGATGCAAAATCAAAGAAGCTTGAATACGACATGTCTCATGAAAAGGGCAAAGTAAAAG GGATAGAAATCAAAATGTCTTTATCTATTCAAGCAGCAGCTTCGACCAAAAATATTTTGGAGGACAATAGTTTCTATGATGGATCCCCATATAGGGACGATGACCAGGTTTCTGCCAGAAGTAAGGAGGGTGCCACTCGTGATTCTGAGCATCTCAATCAACTTAAGGGAACAAACGAACTGTCAAAAgaaattattgatttcattgggGCAACAAGTACTGAACAAAGCAAATTTCCCATCTTGAAGGGCAAAGATCACGCAGAAGATATATCATGTAAAAACGAGGAGACCCCAGATGTAAGGAGAAACACATTTAATTCTGGTTCCTCACAATTGTGGGAGCTTTCTTTAAGGGGACCACAATTTAAATTCAACGGTGATGAAGTTTCTCAGGAGAAGCATGTGCTGAATCAGTCTCATGCGTCAGCATTTTCGAG GTATGGTGGTGGAAGACTTCATGTTTCATGTCCAGGTTCTTCTTCAGCCAGTTTATGCATAAGAACCAGTGGCTTTAATGGTTCTAATTGCCACATAAATCCGGGCATTGATAAAGGGAAGAGCACGCCTTTTCCTCTCATAGGGAAATTGACTTCTCCTCATAGAAATGGAGGTGAAGCCCTAAGTTACTACCAGTTGTCATCTGGTAGCAGCAAGGAAGATGCAGGCCCTTCAGCATCAGTTTCTGTAAGAAAAAATGCTTGTGTTTGTCATTCTCCCACTGAGAGATCTGTTTTACCCCATCCTCAACTTGAAGCTATACCTCTTTCTGTTCCTGTTGGTGCTCTGCCTTTCCAGAACTTTTGTGCTGGCTATGGTGCTATACTGCAACCAATATTCTGCCCAAAACCTTCTCGACCCCTTTGTGGCTCATCTGAAATTGAGAAAGCGATAGATTTTAACCCATCTGCTCAGGATTGCAATCTTGTTAATAAACATCATGTCAAGTCCTCTGACTGTTTTGAGGACTGCCAACCGCATCTGTTGAAGAAAGTAATGGAGGATGAGATATCCAATATCAAAACCTCATACCCTTCAGTGATGCTCCGCTCTTCTTATGAGACAGTTGATCAGATTGGCAACTGTAGCCGAGGTATTACTGATGCTAGTGGATGCAATGGCAGTAATGATGATACAAGTGCAGCCTTCAATATGGGAACTATTCTTGAGAGTGCGAATGAAGATGGTTTCCAGAACTGTAATGGGAAATTATTTGACCGAAGCTGTTCTCAACGTGAGGCTGCATTGACCAGATTCCGCTTGAAACGAAAGGACAGATGTTTTGAGAAAAAG GTTCGGTATCATAGTAGGAAAAAGCTGGCAGAGCAACGCCCACGCTTGAAAGGGCAATTTGTGCGCCAAGCAGGGGCTGAATCAGCCAGGATTATTTCAGAATCGGATGATTGA